A window of the Cucurbita pepo subsp. pepo cultivar mu-cu-16 chromosome LG01, ASM280686v2, whole genome shotgun sequence genome harbors these coding sequences:
- the LOC111778043 gene encoding probable protein phosphatase 2C 38 isoform X1, which yields MVSETLMKIVSPCWKPSVEGGNSSRGGDASGRVDGLLWYKDSGRHINGEFSMAVIQANKLLEDRSQLESGPLSSFESGPVGTFVGIYDGHGGPEAAEFINDRLFNNMKTFHGAEFIPDNQGVSAEIINKAFVETEEEFLSLVKKQWLIKPQIASVGSCCLVGIICCGLLYIANAGDSRVVLGRTEKTHKEVKAVQLSSEHNASIESVREELHLLHPNDPHIVVLKHKVWRVKGVIQVSRSLGDAYLKKTEFNREPLLPKFRLPEPFHKPILQAEPAIVVHKLYPEDQFLIFASDGLWEYISNQEAVDLVHSCPRNGIARKLVKAALHEAARKREMRYTDLKKIDRGVRRHFHDDITVIVLFLDSHLISRSPSHGPMLSIRGGSGIHPGC from the exons ATGGTATCTGAAACTTTGATGAAGATTGTATCACCCTGCTGGAAACCTTCAGTTGAAGGCGGAAATTCTAGTAGAGGTGGGGATGCAAGTGGTCGGGTTGACGGGCTGTTGTGGTACAAGGATTCTGGCCGCCATATTAATGGAGAATTCTCAATGGCAGTTATTCAGGCAAATAAATTGTTGGAAGACCGCAGCCAGCTTGAGTCAGGGCCACTGAGCTCATTTGAATCGGGTCCTGTTGGAACGTTtgttggaatctatgatggccATGGAGGTCCCGAAGCTGCAGAATTCATAAATGATCGTCTGTTCAATAATATGAAGA CTTTTCATGGTGCAGAATTTATTCCAGATAATCAGGGAGTATCGGCTGAAATTATTAACAAAGCGTTCGTGGAGACAGAGGAAGAGTTCTTGTCTCTTGTAAAGAAACAATGGCTTATTAAGCCGCAAATTGCTTCGGTTGGTTCATGCTGTTTGGTAGGCATAATATGTTGTGGATTACTGTATATTGCAAATGCTGGAGATTCTAGAGTGGTGTTGGGAAGAACTGAAAAAACTCATAAAGAGGTTAAAGCTGTCCAATTGTCGTCTGAGCACAATGCAAGTATTGAATCTGTGAGAGAGGAGTTGCACTTGTTGCATCCCAATGATCCACACATTGTGGTCTTAAAGCACAAGGTGTGGCGTGTGAAGGGTGTTATACAG GTCTCAAGATCCCTTGGTGATGCTTATCTGAAGAAAACCGAGTTCAACCGAGAGCCTCTTTTGCCGAAGTTCAGATTACCAGAACCCTTCCACAAGCCAATACTTCAAGCCGAGCCTGCTATCGTAGTGCACAAACTGTACCCAGAGGATCAGTTTCTTATATTTGCTTCAGATGGTCTTTGGGAGTATATAAGCAATCAGGAAGCTGTCGACCTCGTCCATAGTTGTCCACGTAAC GGGATTGCAAGGAAGCTCGTTAAAGCTGCTCTTCATGAAGCtgcaagaaaaagagaaatgagGTACACAGACCTGAAGAAGATCGACCGCGGGGTAAGACGACATTTTCACGACGACATAACTGTTATAGTTTTGTTCCTGGATTCGCATCTGATTAGTCGCAGTCCGAGCCATGGACCTATGCTTTCAATCAGAGGGGGTTCTGGTATCCATCCTGGCTGCTAG
- the LOC111778043 gene encoding probable protein phosphatase 2C 38 isoform X2, which produces MVSETLMKIVSPCWKPSVEGGNSSRGGDASGRVDGLLWYKDSGRHINGEFSMAVIQANKLLEDRSQLESGPLSSFESGPVGTFVGIYDGHGGPEAAEFINDRLFNNMKKFIPDNQGVSAEIINKAFVETEEEFLSLVKKQWLIKPQIASVGSCCLVGIICCGLLYIANAGDSRVVLGRTEKTHKEVKAVQLSSEHNASIESVREELHLLHPNDPHIVVLKHKVWRVKGVIQVSRSLGDAYLKKTEFNREPLLPKFRLPEPFHKPILQAEPAIVVHKLYPEDQFLIFASDGLWEYISNQEAVDLVHSCPRNGIARKLVKAALHEAARKREMRYTDLKKIDRGVRRHFHDDITVIVLFLDSHLISRSPSHGPMLSIRGGSGIHPGC; this is translated from the exons ATGGTATCTGAAACTTTGATGAAGATTGTATCACCCTGCTGGAAACCTTCAGTTGAAGGCGGAAATTCTAGTAGAGGTGGGGATGCAAGTGGTCGGGTTGACGGGCTGTTGTGGTACAAGGATTCTGGCCGCCATATTAATGGAGAATTCTCAATGGCAGTTATTCAGGCAAATAAATTGTTGGAAGACCGCAGCCAGCTTGAGTCAGGGCCACTGAGCTCATTTGAATCGGGTCCTGTTGGAACGTTtgttggaatctatgatggccATGGAGGTCCCGAAGCTGCAGAATTCATAAATGATCGTCTGTTCAATAATATGAAGA AATTTATTCCAGATAATCAGGGAGTATCGGCTGAAATTATTAACAAAGCGTTCGTGGAGACAGAGGAAGAGTTCTTGTCTCTTGTAAAGAAACAATGGCTTATTAAGCCGCAAATTGCTTCGGTTGGTTCATGCTGTTTGGTAGGCATAATATGTTGTGGATTACTGTATATTGCAAATGCTGGAGATTCTAGAGTGGTGTTGGGAAGAACTGAAAAAACTCATAAAGAGGTTAAAGCTGTCCAATTGTCGTCTGAGCACAATGCAAGTATTGAATCTGTGAGAGAGGAGTTGCACTTGTTGCATCCCAATGATCCACACATTGTGGTCTTAAAGCACAAGGTGTGGCGTGTGAAGGGTGTTATACAG GTCTCAAGATCCCTTGGTGATGCTTATCTGAAGAAAACCGAGTTCAACCGAGAGCCTCTTTTGCCGAAGTTCAGATTACCAGAACCCTTCCACAAGCCAATACTTCAAGCCGAGCCTGCTATCGTAGTGCACAAACTGTACCCAGAGGATCAGTTTCTTATATTTGCTTCAGATGGTCTTTGGGAGTATATAAGCAATCAGGAAGCTGTCGACCTCGTCCATAGTTGTCCACGTAAC GGGATTGCAAGGAAGCTCGTTAAAGCTGCTCTTCATGAAGCtgcaagaaaaagagaaatgagGTACACAGACCTGAAGAAGATCGACCGCGGGGTAAGACGACATTTTCACGACGACATAACTGTTATAGTTTTGTTCCTGGATTCGCATCTGATTAGTCGCAGTCCGAGCCATGGACCTATGCTTTCAATCAGAGGGGGTTCTGGTATCCATCCTGGCTGCTAG